Within the Novosphingobium sp. SL115 genome, the region TTGCCCGCATTCATTGTGCGGTTAAGGCTTTTCGCAGAAAAATGGGGAGGGTGCATGGCCTACGCAGCGGTGATTTTCGATTTCGGCGGGGTCATAACCTCGTCCCCGTTCGAAGCGTTCAATCGGCTTGAGGCAGAACGTGGCCTGCCCAAAGATCTGGTCCGGCAGATCAACACGATCAACCCTGACAGCAACGCCTGGGCCTTGTTCGAACGGGCCGAGATTGGCACGGCACAGTTCGACACCCTGTTTGCCGCTGAAGCCCGCGCGCTGGGGCATGATCTCGACGGCGCATCGGTGCTGGCCGTGCTGGCAGGCGCAGTGCGGCCCGCGATGGTCGCCGCGCTGGACAGGTTGAAGGGCGAAGGATACCGCTTGGGATGCATTACCAACAACGTGCCCGCGGGCCACGGCGCAGGCATGGCCCGCAGCAGCGATACCCGCGATGAAATGGAACAGATTTTCGCGCGGTTCGAACACGTTATCGAAAGCAGCAAGGCAGGTGTGCGCAAACCCGATCCACGCATCTACCTGATGATGTGTGAAGCGCTGGGCCTTTCGCCCGAACAATGCATCTATCTGGATGACCTTGGCATCAACTGCAAACCGGCGGCGGCGCTGGGGATGCAAGCGATAAAGGTGACCAGTGGCGAACAGACGCTGGCCGATCTTGGCGCTTTGCTCGGCCTGACCTTTTAGCAATCGACCCGCAATTCGCCTGCCCGCCTGAACAGTTCCAGCACCACCGGATCGCTTTCGGTGCTGCGGATGGCGGCTTCGAAGCGGATGGTGCGTTTGGGCCGGGGCAGCACTTCCACCAATACGCCGCTTGCCAGCAGGGGACGCGCCATGGGTTCGGGCAGAACCGCTGCACCGCCGCCGCCGCAGATGATGTCGATCAGGGTGCGCACGTTGTTGCATGTGCCGATGGAGCGGGGAATTACGCCGTTTTCAGCCAGCGATTCCATGGTCACCCCATGCAGCGGGGAATGGCCGGGGATGGACCACACCGGCAATGCCCGCGCAAAGCCGCCCGCCGCTGCCGTGGCGTGACTGGCGGCCCAGACCAGCCCGACAGAACCGATGGCCGCCGTCCGCATGCCGGGGCTGGCAACAGGGCCTGCCAGAAGGGCAAGGTCGATGGTGCCGCCCAGCAATTGCTGGAGCATGCGCGCCGTCAGATCCAGTTCCACTTCGAGCGCCACGCCGGGCAAATCGCGCTCTACCGCATGGACAAAACCCGGCAAGCAACTGGCAGCCGCAATCTCGCCACTGCCGATGCGCACAACGCCTGTTGCCCCTTCAAATCCCGATGCAGTCAGCAGCGCTTTTTCAAATCCTGCCCACAGCGGTTCACATTCCTTGACCAACCGGCGCCCGCGCGCAGTCAGCACCATGTTGCGCCCTTCCCTGCGGAAGATTTCGACGCCCAGTTGCTCCTCGATTTCGCGCACGCGGGCGGATATGGCGGGCTGTGTGGTGTTCAACCGCTCTGCCGCCGCGCGAAACGTGCCCAGCCGCGCGATCCACAGCAGCGTTTCCAGATGGTATATGGCTATGCGCTTCATTCGATCACAGAGTGTTATCGATTGTGATAAAAAACAATCGCTCTTTTCAATTTGTCTCTTGTGCTAACAGCCCTGTCGAAAGGGAGAGATTCCACGATGTCCAAGAAGCTTTACCCCGATGCGGCTGCCGCGCTTGACGGCCTGCTGCGCGATGGCCTGTTGATTGCCTGCGGCGGTTTTGGCCTGTGCGGTATCCCCGAACGCCTGCTGGACGCGGTGCGCGACAGCGGGGTAAAAGATCTGACCTTTGCATCGAACAATGCCGGGATCGATAACGAAGGCATCGGCAAACTGCTGCGCACACGGCAGGTGAAGAAGATGATCTCGTCCTATGTCGGCGAGAACAAGGAATTCGAACGCCAGTATCTTTCGGGCGAACTGGAAGTGGAATTTTCCCCGCAAGGCACGCTGGCCGAACGCATGCGCGCAGGCGGTGCGGGCATTCCCGGCTTCTACACCAAGACCGGCGTGGGAACGCTGGTTGCCGAAGGCAAGGAAACCAAGGTCTTCAACGGTGAAGAATACGTGCTGGAACAGGGCCTGTTCGCCGATCTGGCGCTGGTCAAGGCGTGGAAAGCCGACGAAACCGGCAACGTCGTATTCCGCAAGACCGCCCGCAACTTCAACGTGCCCGCCGCCACTTGCGGCAAGGTCTGCGTGGTCGAAGTGGAAGAAGTGGTGCCCGCCGGATCGCTCGATCCTGACAGCATCCACCTGCCCGGCGTTTATGTGCAGCGCATGATCGTGGGCGCGCCTTACAACAAGAAGATCGAATTCCGCACCGTGCGCGAGCGGGCGGCTGCATGAACCGGCGCGCGCTGCCTTTGGCGGCAGTGCTGGCGCTGGTTGCGCCGCAGCTTGGCGGCTGCGTGGCAGCAGCGGCGCTTGTGCCGCTGGCGGCAGGCGGAACGGTGATGAAAAAGTCTGCGGACGGCAACAAGGCCGAGCGGATGGTCAAGCCTGTGGTTGTGGTGGGGACAGCGACGGCATCTGCCGCTGAACCTGTTGCAGAATTGGCACCTGTTGAACCGGCGCCACAGGCAGAAGCACCTGTGGCAGCAGTGGCAGCAGTGGCACAAACGCCTGCGCTTTCAGCCGATCCTCTCGACGGTTACGGCGCCATGGCGGACTTTGTGCTGGCCCAGGCCGAAACGGGCAAGCCGGGCAAGGCTCGCCGTTCAGCCCTGCTGGATCAGCGCAGCCTGACCGCGCTGCCACGCATGTTGCCCTGTGGCGATCAGCGTGGCGCGCTGGTGATCGATCTTGATCCGGGCGACAAGCCGTTTGACCTGAACGATCCGCCATCGCCCGCACCGGGGCTGGCCGAACGGCTGCGTGCGATCCGCGGCACCGGAACGGCCGTGGTGTGGATTGCCTCATTGCCTGAAAGCCGGTCAAAGGAACTGGCAACCGTGCTTCAGGCCACCGGGCTTGATCCTTTGGGCATCGATCCATTCCTGCTGCTGCGCCCGCGTGAAACGCGCAAGCAGCAGGTGTTGAACCGTGCCGCAGAAGACTGGTGCGTGCTGGCCATCGCGGGGGACCGCAAGGCCGATTTTGACGAAGTGTTCGATTATCTGCGCAACCCGGATGGGCCGGTGGCACTGGCGCTGGAACAGCACCTTGGCGCCGGATGGTTCGTGGTGCCCCCACCCATCCGATAGACCCATCCGCCAATCTGGTGATATTGAAGATTCTTGCAGGGAAGAGCGACGACGATGACCACGCATGACGGGCTGAAAGCAGGCTGGAGCCGCGACGAAATGGCAGCGCGCGCCGCAAGGGAATTGCAGGACGGGTTCTATGTGAACCTTGGCATCGGCATCCCCACGCTGGTCGCCAACCATGTCCCCGAAGGCATGATGGTAACGCTGCAATCGGAAAACGGCATGTTGGGCATCGGCCCCTTCCCCTATGCCGGTGAAGAAGACGCCGACCTTATCAATGCGGGCAAGCAGACCATCAGCGAACTGCCGCATTCCGCCTATTTCGACAGCGCGCAGTCCTTTGCCATGATCCGTGGCGGAAAGATTGACCTGACCGTTCTTGGCGCCATGGAAGTGGCCGAAAACGGCGACATCGCCAACTGGATGATCCCCGGCAAGATGATTAAGGGCATGGGCGGCGCCATGGATCTGGTCGCGGGCGTCAAGAAGATCATCGTGGTCATGGAACATGTTGCCAAGGATGGCAGCGCCAAGTTCATTCCATCGTGCACCCTGCCGTTGACGGGCGTGGGCGTGGTCGACATGATCGTGACCGACCTTGCCGTGTTCCAGCGGCCCGATCACAATTCGCCCTTCCGCCTGATCGAATGCGCCCCCGGCGTCAGCGCAGAAGAAGTCCGCGCCAAGACGACCGCGCATTACGTGGATTGAAAAGGAACGACGCTGCCATGACCGATTCTCTCGCCTCTATTGCGCTGACCCGGATCGATGGCAGCGCTGATACGCTGGGCGCTCATGCCGGCAACGTGCTGCTGGTGGTCAACGTCGCATCACAATGCGGCCTGACCCCGCAGTACGAAGGGCTTGAAGCGCTGTATCAGGCCAAAGCTGGCGACGGGTTCGAAGTGCTGGGCTTTCCGGCCAATGACTTCGGTGCGCAGGAACCGGGCACGCACGAAGAAATCGCCCAGTTCTGCAAGGTGAACTATGGCGTGTCCTTCCCGCTCTTCGCCAAGGCTGATGTCACCGGCCCGGCCAAGCAACCGCTCTATGCCGCGCTGACCCAAGCCATCCCCGAAAAGCAGGGACCGGCAGCCGAAATGCGCGAACGGCTGACAGGCTTTGGCATTACGCCCACGCAAGACCCCGAAGTGCTGTGGAACTTCGAAAAGTTCCTGATCGGCCGCGACGGCAACGTGGTGGCCCGCTTTGCACCGGGCATCACGCCTGATGATCCCGCACTGGTATCGGCGGTTGAGGCCGAACTTGCGAAGTAGTTGGCGTATTGCGCGCAGGCCATGAACCGCTAGATTCGGTTCATGGCTTACGAACTGATTACCGCAAACCGCAACTATTCAAGCTGGTCGCTGCGCCCGTGGGTGCTGATGAAGGCGATGGGCATCGCATTCGATGACCGGATCGAACCCTTCACCAAGCCCGCCAACTATGACGATTTTCGCGCATTTTCCCCCACCGGACAGGTACCGGTGCTGGTCGATGGCGCGCGCACGGTGTGGGATTCGCTGGGCATCACACTCTACCTTGCCGAGCGGCATCCCGGCGTCTGGCCCACGGACGAAGCCGCCCGCGCCTTTGCCATGTGCGCGGTAACCGAAATGCACGGCGGCTTTTCCGCCCTGCGCAACGATTGCACGATGAACGTAGGCGTCCGGGTAGAGCCAAAGCCCATGAGCGCCGCGCTGATGCGCGATGTTGGCCGTGTGCGCGAAATCTTTGAGCAAGGGCTGGAAAACTTTGGTGGGCCATGGCTGGCAGGCCACGCCTTCACCGCGCTTGACGCCTTTTTCGCACCCGTAGCTTTCCGCATCCGCACTTATGGCCTGGGCATGGGCGCGGGGCAGGCGTGGGTCGATCATGTGCTGGCCCACCCCGCCATGCAGGAATGGGAAGCACAGGCACTGGCCGAAACATGGCGCGAGGAAGGCCACGAAGCGGAGCTGGCTGCCTGTGGCGAAATCGTGGCGGATTATCGGCAGGCTTGAAGGCTACCCTTCACCTTCCGCCTTTTCACGCGCGTTCAGCTTGGCCCACAAACCTTCGGTGCCCGCTTCAACCGCCTTGTTCACATATTGCGAGGCGACCAGCCAGCCTTTGAACGGGCGCAGCGTGGCAAGGCAGCCGAAGGAAAGGATCGGCACCGATGTCAGCACATGCACCCACCACGGCGGCGTATAGGCCACTTCCAGCCACACCGCGATGAACGTCAGCGGAAACGCGGTGATGCACAGTGCAAAGAACGCCGGGCCATCATCGGCATTGGCAAACTGATAATCCAGTCCGCATTCCGGGCAGGTCTTGTGCAGCCTCAGCCAGCCATCGAACATCGGCTCCTTGGCGCAGCGCGGGCACAGCCCCTTCCAGCCACAACGCAAGATCCAGTCGAACTTGGGATTCTGGGTGAAGATGGCCATGAAGCGTGCATCCTGTTGCTTGCACATGGTCCTTAGGCCGCAGCCCCGCATTGGCAAGCTGGAATACACCGCTGGAACCAAAGCCACAGGTGTGCGATTCCTTGTATGGTGCAGAACCCCATCATCTCATTCCGCGCGCGGTTTCTCGACGTGCTTGCGTCGATTTACCTCTATAACGAACATCGCGGATACACGTCGCTGGATCGTGTGCTGGACGCGGTTCGGGTGCGGTGTCCGGATGATCCGGCCTTTATCGCAGCCATCGAAAAGCATCGTGGCGATGAGCGCAAGCATTACGTCATGTTCCGCCGCTGGTTCGAATTGCGCGGGCAAATGCCACTGGCCGTCGACACCACCTGCGGCCACATCGACAGGTTCATCCAGAAGGTGTTCGGCTGCACGATCGACGAACTGGACACGCAGGGGGTGATTGATCGCCCCGAAGCGTTCGAGCAGCTCTGCCGGGTCATCATGCTGACCGAACAACGCGGCATGCGGCAGGTGGAAATCCTGCTGGGCAACCGCCATGTCCGTTCCGACAAGGCGATGAAGCGCATTTTCGAAGTGGTCGAACGCGACGAACCGGACCACTGGATGCCCTATGAGGCATGGCTCATCACACATGGCCGGGCGCGGGCGCGCTGGCGCGAAAAGTGGGCCGATTACTGGATTCACAAATCACTGATGCTGGTCAAACTGCCCAGCCTTTTCCTGCGCCGATCAACCCCGCGCATGACCGCATGGCCCGATGCGGGAGAGGCTGCATAAGCCTTTAGACACCAGCCACGCCCCGCGTTATCCTGCCTGCGGGAGAAGGATATGGACGGGGCAATCGCGGATCGTAAGGTCGGCCTGTTATCGCAACTGGTGCGCAAGGCGCTGGTCACTTTCTATCGCCTGCGCGGGTGGAAAGCCGTGGGCACGCCTCCGCCAGATGGGCGCTGCATCATCATCGCCGCGCCGCACACGTCCAATTGGGATTTCATCAACTTCATCGGCCTGACCGAAGATCTGGGCCTGCGCCCGCACTTCATGGCCAAGGACAGCCTGTTCCGCTGGCCCATGGGCCGGTTCATGCGCGATATGGGCGGCGTGGCGGTGGTGCGATCATCATCGCACAATGTCGTCGATGCCATGGTCGCCGAATTTGCCCGGCGGGGCCGCTTCATGCTGACCATCGCACCCGAAGGCACGCGCGGCAAAGTGGGCCAATGGCGCACCGGGTTCTATCACATCGCGCTGAAGGCCAATGTGCCGATGGTCGTCGGCCTGATGGATTACGGCACGAAAACCGGCGGGCTTGGCCCGGCCATCTGGCCATCTGGCGATTACGCGGCGGACATGCGCAAAATCTTTGAGGTCTATCGCACCGTCACCCCCAAGCACCCCGCACGCGGGCTGGCGTCGCTTTCGGAGATACAGGATGGTTGAAGCGCTGCTGATCAACGCCGTCGTGCTGGTGCTGGCCATGCTGGTGCTGTGGCGGGTTGCCGCAAGCATTGGCGATGTCAGCTTTATCGATGCGGTGTGGGGCGGCGGAATGGGCGTGCTGGCGCTGGTATCGTGGCTGCATGTATCTGGCGGCGCAGGCGCGCGGGCCAGCCTGATTGCCGCCATGACCGTCATCTGGGCCGCCCGCCTTGCCATCCACCTGCTGCGCCGCTGGCGGGCAAGCGGCGAAGACCCGCGCTATGCCAAAATTCTGGGCAAGGTGCGCGCCAAGGGCCGCTATGCTTCCGCCGCGCTGAAATACGTGTTCGGCCCGCAGGCGGTGCTGCTGTTCATTACCTGCCTGCCCGCACAACTTGGCATTCTGGCCAGCCCCGCCCCGGCCCCTTTGGGCACACTGGCGTTAATCGGGGCAGTCCTGTGGCTGATCGGGATCACATTTGAAACAGTGGGCGACTGGCAGCTGTCCCGCTTCCGCGCCGATCCCGCCAACAAGGGCAAAGTCCTTGCAACAGGCCTGTGGCGCTACACCCGCCACCCCAATTACTTTGGCGACACTTGCGTCTGGTGGGGCATCTGGCTGGCCGCAGCCGATGCAGGCGCGTGGGTGGCACTGGCCAGCGTGATCGGACCGCTGTTCCTGACTTTCACGCTGACCAAGTGGTCGGGCAAACCGCTGCTGGAAAAGGGCATGGAAGAGCGGCGGCCGGGGTATCGGGAATATGTCGAGCGGACTTCGGGGTTTGTGCCTTGGTGGCCGAAGCGGGACTAGGTTCCTCTACCTCCGTCATTCTCGCGCAGGCGGGAATAACGATAGGCGAGATTTACCTCACCCCTTCACCACCCCCACCCGCGCCTCCTGCGGCACGGCGCGCACCGGCGCGGCCCTGATCCAGCTTTCCAGCGCATCGATGTCGGTCGGCCCGGTCACCGTATCGGGCTTGCCGACGAAGCCAGAGAAGCCATCGCCGCCCAGCCCCAGAAAGCCGTTCACCGTCACGCGATAGGTCTGCGCCATATCCAACGGCTTGCCATCCAGCGTGATCGATACGATCCGGTCGCCCGATGGCCGCGCCGGGTCATAGGTGAACACGAAGCCGGTGGAGGGGGCGAGCGCCTGCTTCGGGCCGGTGTCGTCCAGCCCCTCTTCCAGCACGCCCTTGATCTGCGCGCCCGTCATCGTCTCGGTCACCACGTTGTTGCCGAAGGGCTGGCACAGGTAGATGTCGCCGAAGGTCAGCGTGCCATCCGCTGCGGGCACCAAAGGCGCGCGGATGCCGAAGGGGTTCATGAAGGCGATCTGTGCGCCCTTGTCGAGCGTCGCGCCAAGTTGCGCGTCGGCGATCAGGTTGCCCAGGGGGCCGCCACCCTTGTCGCCCGGCCCTTCCACCTTGGGCGCGGCGACATCCAGTTTGCCGATGGGGCGTTGGGTATATGCCTTCGATGCCTCGACATATCTGGCCACGTATTGCGCCACATCGGCGCGGGGCTGGAACAGGGGAAACAGCGCAGTATTGCCGATATCGCCGCGCGTGCCCTTGTAGGGCACCGACTGGACGATCACGTTCTTCGCCGCCTTCGACACCACGCGCCCGGCCACCGGATCGATCTTCAGCGTAATGTCGGTAACCAGTTCGCCATAGACGCCCGCGCTGGTCAGCAGGAACGGTTTGGCGGGGTTGAGCGCGGCGTAGTCGCACACATAGGACCAGTGCGTGTGGCCCGACACCACCACATCGACGCGGGTATCCAGCCGGTCAAGGATGGGACGGATGTCGCCTGCAAAGTTTGCACAGCCTTGCGGGTCGGGATCGCCCTTGGTCCGCCCGCCTTCATGGATCAGCACCACGATGGCATCCGCGCCCTGTTCTTTCAGCGCGGGGATGGCGGCGTTGATGGTGTCGGCCTCATCCTCGAATGTAAGCCCGACAATGCCGGTGGGGTTCACCAGATTGGGCGTGCCTTTCAGGGTCAAGCCGATCACGCCCACGGTCACCGCATTCGCGCCGCTGCCAAATGTGCGCAGGCCGGTGGCGGGAAACAGGGTGGAACCGTCCGCGCGTTTGGTCGACGCGGCAAGATAGCGGAACTTTGCGCCGGTGAACGGCTCAAGCGCGCAGGGCTGTTTGGCGGTGAACTTTTCACAGCCGCCGTTCTGCTTACGCAACAGCTCTTGCTGGCCTGCATCGAATTCGTGGTTGCCCACCGCGTTGAAATCCACCCCGATGCGGTTCATCACCCCGATGGTCGGTTCGTCCAGATAGAGCGATGAGGCCAGTTGCGAGGCGGAAATCATATCGCCCGCCGAAACGGTAAGCGAATGGGCATACCTGCCGCGCACGGAATCGATGGCCGATGCCAGCCACGCCGCGCCGCCTGCCGGTACGGGCAAGATTCCGCCCTTGCCATCGGCCACGTTCACCGACTGGCGCGGCGGTTCAAGGCTGCCGTGGAAATCATTGATCGCCACGATACCCACTTCGACAGGAATTGCGTTTTCTGTCACCGCCATGGGGCCAGCGCAGGCCGCAAGTATTCCGGGAAGAACAAGCGCAAGCAGGGGACGGATGCGGCGGATCATCGGCAAGGGCGACCTTTTCGTATCGGGTGAAACCGGTGTGGCCGCCCTAGCCGATTGTGGTTGCGCATTGAAGGCACTGCGCAAAGCTTTCTTGCCTCGGCTATTCTTGCATCTTGGGTCATTGTTTCGATGCCCCGGCATCCCTACAATAGCGTAAGACCCCAGATCTAGGACGCGCGACGTTTCCATGGCTTCTTCCGGCACCGAACAAGACGCCATGCGGGCGCGGCTTGTGGACATTGCGCAGGCTATCGTCGAAGAACGCGGCGGCGCGGGCCTCAACTTTTCCGAACTGGCCGCACGCGCCGGCATCTCGCAGGCCGGCCTTTCGCGCTATTTCGAAACGCGCGAAGACCTGATGGAAGCCTTGGCCGACCACTGGTTTCAGCCGATGGTCGAAATCATGGAAGACGTACTGGCCAGCGATCTGCCGCCCCGGCGCAAGATGTATGAATTTTTCGCGCGCCGGTTTGTGCTGATGCGCCGCAAGTGGGAAGCCGACCCGGTAAAGCTCCAGACCTATGTCGAGGTGGGCAACGACTACTTCGAACAGGTGCGCAGCTACATTGATCTTGCCGACCACTATCTGGGCGAAATCATTGGCGAGGCGATGAGCGACGGGGCCTTTGCCGGGCTTGAGATTGACGAGACGATCAGCTTGATCAACCAGATGTGCGCCCCCTATTGCGCGCTCAACACCACCATCATGTTCATGGAACGGTTGAGCGAGGACAAACTGGCACGGATCATCGATGCGGTTTTCGATGGCCTGTCCGCGCAGGATCGCGGCGCCAAAGCACTCACCGGACTGCGCGCGGCCTGACGCTTAATTCTTCTTACCCAACAGGACTTTACGCATATCGCCGTGGTGGCGAATGTGCAGCACCAGCAGCGTCGCCATCAGCACCACCCCGCCGCCGACAAAGGCCAGCAGCGCGTGGCCAAGTGCCATTGGCGTCCAATTGCCGCGCCACCCGCACCACAGGGCCGAAAGCGCTAGCATTGTCGTAAAGTCGGCATTGAACTGCCCCGGCCAGCCGCCGGCCGCAATGTCACCAAAAAACACCGGCAACAGATTGCTGCCGTGCTCTGCCATGACTACGCCTGTAAACGCGACCAAGGCGCACCAAACCGCCACCAGATAGATTCTGAACATCATCCCCAGCCTCTCCCACAAAGCATGAAACGGCAATTATCGCATCATGCCGCCTGGCACCAGTCACGACGCTTGCCCTGCCAGTGTTCAGCAAGACCCTCGGTCTCAAGTATCGCGCCAAGGCTTGCTCCTCCGCGCGTCACCACCCGCAGCGCACGGCCATACCGATCCTGCGCCCGGCCTTTGATCTCCAGCGTAAACGGCCCTTCGTTCAGCAGTTGCACCAGCCGCCGCGTGGCGCGCAGGCCCAGTTTCGCCTCTGCCGCGCAACCCGGCTGTGATGTTTCGGGTGTATTGATATCGGCAATCCGCACCTTGGTTCCGCCATACCAGAACGTGTCGCCATCCACCACGCAGGTCACCCGCGCCCCGGTGCCGCACAGATCGAAACGCGCGCGTTCTCCATCACGTGATGTGGCATGGAGCGGCGCGGCCGAAAGCAGGACAAGCGCGGCGAAAGCGGTGAAGACAGTGCGGCAGATCATGTTCCCGGTTTGAACCGGGCAACTGCGCAATACGTCTCCGCATCCCTACGATCAGGAAAGTGCCTCAGTGGTAACCACTGGCTAACCCATTGCTGTCACGATCAGCGTCATGTTCGGACCTCGCCTTGGCACCGTATTCGCTAGCCGCTGGAGAGCAATCTGGTGGGCTGCGTCCATTATGGCGCTGGCTTGGTCGGTCGTGCCATCGGCTGACGACAAGGACGCTGAGCCTCCGCACGCCCATGTCGATCCTTGGGCCAAAGTGCAGAAAAGCAGCGACAACTGACGCCTGAGACTGATGGCGGCCGCTATTTCCCGGTAAACAGAAATGCCACCGCCGCCATGATGCAGGCGAAGGCCGCGAAGTGTCGCCAGTGCAGCGGTTCCTTCAAAATCAGCACCATGAACACGCCGAAAACGATCAGCGCTATGGCTTCCTGCGCGATCTTGAGCTGGCCCGCACTCCACCCGTTCAGCGCGCCGATCCGGTTGGCAGGCACGGCAAAGCAATATTCGATCAGCGCGATCGCCCAGCTTATGCCGATCACCATCAGCAGCGGGCGCGATGCCACCGCCTGCGGCCCACCCTGAATGTGCCAGTACCAGGCCACGGTCATGAACAGGTTGGAAAGAACAAGCAGCAGAACGGTCGTCATGGCTGGCAGGCCTGCCTGTGCAGGGCCTTCAAGGCAAGGTCATTCCTCGATCCCGCCCTCGCCATAGGTGCCGTCTTCATCGTCATCGCTACGTTCACCGCGAAACGCGCCCATGTCGATAATGCCGCTGCTGACCATCTGGCGCATGTGGTCCACCACATCTGGCGTGCTGCCGGGTTCATCACCCTGCCCCGGCGCGCGCGTGCCAAGATCCTGCTCGCCCAGAACGCTGGTGGCACGCGCCAGCGCTTCTTCCGCTACGGTCTGCGCCTGCGCTCTTCCATCTTCCTGTTCCGAATTGACGGTTTCGGGCGCGGGGGTCTTGTCGTCGATCACGGCGTGTCTCCTTTTCAACGAAGACTACGCCCTGATCGCCGCGCTGTTCCGGTTCAGCGGGTAGGGACCGGCACGTCGCCCGAATAGTCATAGAAGCCTCGGCCCGACTTGCGCCCCAGCCAGCCCGCTTCGACATACTTCTGCAACAGCGGCGCGGGCCGATACTTCGGGTCACCCGTGGACGCGAGGTAGATTTTCATGATTTCCAGCAGGGTATCCAGCCCGATGAAATCCGCCAGTTCCAGCGGTCCCATCGGATGGTTGAGGCCCAGCTTCACGCCCTTGTCGATATCCACGACAGACCCGGTGCCGCTGCCCAGCACGAACGCCGCCTCGTTGATGAAGGGCACGAAGATGCGGTTGACGATAAAGCCCGGCTCATCCTGCGACAGCACGATTTCCTTGCCAATGTTGGCAACATAGCCGCGCACTGCCTCGATCGTGGCAACCGACGTGGCAAGGCCGGGAATTACTTCCACCAGCTTCATCAACGGCACGGGATTGAAGAAGTGAATGCCAATAAAGCGTTCGGGATCGGGCGAGGACACCGCCATACGCGTGATCGGGATCGACGAGGTATTCGATGCCATGATCGCGTGGGCCGCCAGATGCTTGCCCGCCGATTCAAAGATCTTGTGCTTGATATCCTCACGCTCGGTCGCAGCTTCGATTACCAGATCGGCTTCGGCCAACGCGGCATGGTCAGAAAATGCGTGCAGATTGGCCACCGTCGATGCCGCCAGTTCAGCCTCGATCTTGCCCTTTTCCACCAGCTTCGACAGGCCTTTGGCGATCTTGTCCTTGGCCTTTTCAGCAAGCTCGATGGAAACGTCGCCCAGCAGC harbors:
- a CDS encoding thermonuclease family protein, with the protein product MICRTVFTAFAALVLLSAAPLHATSRDGERARFDLCGTGARVTCVVDGDTFWYGGTKVRIADINTPETSQPGCAAEAKLGLRATRRLVQLLNEGPFTLEIKGRAQDRYGRALRVVTRGGASLGAILETEGLAEHWQGKRRDWCQAA
- a CDS encoding bifunctional metallophosphatase/5'-nucleotidase; its protein translation is MIRRIRPLLALVLPGILAACAGPMAVTENAIPVEVGIVAINDFHGSLEPPRQSVNVADGKGGILPVPAGGAAWLASAIDSVRGRYAHSLTVSAGDMISASQLASSLYLDEPTIGVMNRIGVDFNAVGNHEFDAGQQELLRKQNGGCEKFTAKQPCALEPFTGAKFRYLAASTKRADGSTLFPATGLRTFGSGANAVTVGVIGLTLKGTPNLVNPTGIVGLTFEDEADTINAAIPALKEQGADAIVVLIHEGGRTKGDPDPQGCANFAGDIRPILDRLDTRVDVVVSGHTHWSYVCDYAALNPAKPFLLTSAGVYGELVTDITLKIDPVAGRVVSKAAKNVIVQSVPYKGTRGDIGNTALFPLFQPRADVAQYVARYVEASKAYTQRPIGKLDVAAPKVEGPGDKGGGPLGNLIADAQLGATLDKGAQIAFMNPFGIRAPLVPAADGTLTFGDIYLCQPFGNNVVTETMTGAQIKGVLEEGLDDTGPKQALAPSTGFVFTYDPARPSGDRIVSITLDGKPLDMAQTYRVTVNGFLGLGGDGFSGFVGKPDTVTGPTDIDALESWIRAAPVRAVPQEARVGVVKG
- a CDS encoding 3-hydroxyacyl-CoA dehydrogenase NAD-binding domain-containing protein, with the translated sequence MVRTVAVIGAGQMGSGIAQVSAQAGMKVLLGDVSIELAEKAKDKIAKGLSKLVEKGKIEAELAASTVANLHAFSDHAALAEADLVIEAATEREDIKHKIFESAGKHLAAHAIMASNTSSIPITRMAVSSPDPERFIGIHFFNPVPLMKLVEVIPGLATSVATIEAVRGYVANIGKEIVLSQDEPGFIVNRIFVPFINEAAFVLGSGTGSVVDIDKGVKLGLNHPMGPLELADFIGLDTLLEIMKIYLASTGDPKYRPAPLLQKYVEAGWLGRKSGRGFYDYSGDVPVPTR
- a CDS encoding TetR/AcrR family transcriptional regulator is translated as MASSGTEQDAMRARLVDIAQAIVEERGGAGLNFSELAARAGISQAGLSRYFETREDLMEALADHWFQPMVEIMEDVLASDLPPRRKMYEFFARRFVLMRRKWEADPVKLQTYVEVGNDYFEQVRSYIDLADHYLGEIIGEAMSDGAFAGLEIDETISLINQMCAPYCALNTTIMFMERLSEDKLARIIDAVFDGLSAQDRGAKALTGLRAA
- a CDS encoding DMT family protein, yielding MTTVLLLVLSNLFMTVAWYWHIQGGPQAVASRPLLMVIGISWAIALIEYCFAVPANRIGALNGWSAGQLKIAQEAIALIVFGVFMVLILKEPLHWRHFAAFACIMAAVAFLFTGK